In Syntrophorhabdales bacterium, the DNA window AGCATAAAGGCTGTGACGAGAACGGCATACCTACCCCGGAGACCCTGAAGCGACTCGGCCTCGAGAATGAGCCGTCTCACTTGCTGTGATTGAATCTAAAGGAGGAAACGATAGATGGAAGCAATGGCAAAATCACTTGTAGTCAATCAGGAGAGATGTACGGGTTGCCGGCTTTGCGAATCTGTCTGTGCGGTCAAGCACGACGGCGTGGTCAACCCGATGAGGGCACGCATTAAGATAGAGAAATGGGAACACGAAGGGCTCTACGTCCCTATGATCTGCCAGCACTGTCAGGATGCGCCCTGCATGAACGTCTGCCCGGTGAAAGCTATTTCCCGAGAAGAAGATCTGGCCAGGGTAATGGTCGACTATGACAAATGCATCGGCTGCCGGTCCTGCGTGGCAGTCTGCCCGTTTGGAGCCATGAACTTCAACACGATAGATAGAAAAGTCATCAAGTGCGACCTCTGCGACGGCGATCCGCAGTGCGTCCGTTTCTGTGACATCAAAGCCGTTGATTATGTGGACGCTGCAAAAGTGTCTATCTCCAAGAAGAGAGATGCGGCGCTCAGGATGACATCCGCACAGAAGAAGGCTGCGGAGCTTTTGGAAGCATAATGGTAAACTAAAGAAGGTTTGAGGGGCCGTGAGCCAGAGCGGGATGCTCAAGCCACGGCCCTTTAGACAGGAACGGGAAGAAGAGAAAGAATTCTACGATTAAAAGTCGTATAAGAAATAATGACTAGGCGACAAGGTGGAAGTACATGAGTGTAAAGGTAACCCTCCACCCCTACTTGACCGAAGGCGGGGAAGCGATACTTGAACTGGATGGGAATACCGTACGAGAGTGTCTCAAGAATCTTGTGGGGCGCTTTCCTGCCATGCAGGCAAAGCTTTTTGCTAAGCCTGATAAACTGCACGGCTACATAGAGATTTTTGTCAATGCACAACCGACGGTTCCGCTGGAACTGGCCTTTCCTCTTAAGGACGGGGATGAGATGGCGATACTTGTCTTTCTCTCCGGCGGCTAAATACTAATTCGCCTTCACGCGCCTACCTTCGTTGACCATCAGCCTGTTCCATTTTGACGTACTTCAGTACGCCTGCAATGGCCCAAGCCTTGGCTCGCCTCGGTATCCATCTTGAATGCGAATTAGTATAAGGCAGTTAGCCTCTTGGGGCTCATGTGTGGTTCCACCACTCGATCCACGTGCCATCCCGTCCGAAAGTCACCCCTGTTGTCTCTTCAATCTGCCTTAGCCAGTGCCCAAGAGCGGAGCCGTGGTGAATTATGAGCGGGGTACTGTGCTCGGGGAGTATATCCTCGAAAAGCCGATGCAGCACAATGTTCCTGTCCAATTCTGGTACTGTTTCGCCGTCATCCCACGGTGTGGGGTGGATGAAGCCATGCACTGCTCCTTCGTCTCTCCGGTAAAGCAGGGTGTCCCCGAATTGATCCTTCAGGCGGCGTAGCAGTTCTACGCACTCGGTAGTCTCTGCCACCGACACTCCCTTGTTGAAATGCGAAAGAATCTTTTCGCTGAAAGACTCAAAGCCGATAGATGAAAACATAATACGCAGCCCTCGCTCGCGGGCTGTGGTCAGTATCT includes these proteins:
- a CDS encoding 4Fe-4S dicluster domain-containing protein → MEAMAKSLVVNQERCTGCRLCESVCAVKHDGVVNPMRARIKIEKWEHEGLYVPMICQHCQDAPCMNVCPVKAISREEDLARVMVDYDKCIGCRSCVAVCPFGAMNFNTIDRKVIKCDLCDGDPQCVRFCDIKAVDYVDAAKVSISKKRDAALRMTSAQKKAAELLEA
- a CDS encoding MoaD/ThiS family protein, giving the protein MSVKVTLHPYLTEGGEAILELDGNTVRECLKNLVGRFPAMQAKLFAKPDKLHGYIEIFVNAQPTVPLELAFPLKDGDEMAILVFLSGG